The Desulfotignum phosphitoxidans DSM 13687 DNA segment TGAACTGGCGTTTTACCTGATGGCCGGTGTGGCCAGGCAGTACAAGAACAGCATGGATACCCGGGCAAAAATGATTTTGAAAACACTGGCGCGCCATCCCGAGATGAAGGCATCCATTCATGATATTGATAAACTGACCCCGGCCTATTAGATCCGTTATGGAGGCATTGAATTGACATGATATCGATCGATCAATTAAAAAAAATACAGTTTCTTCAGGACCTGCCGGACGATATTCTGGAAAAAATCAGTCCCCATGCCCGGCAGGCGGTTTTTGAACCGGACACGATACTGGTTCGGCAAAATGAGACCCAGCATCTGGTGCACATGCTGGTGTCCGGAAAAATCTGCCTGAACGCCCGGTCCGACACCGGCCGGGTTTTGACCCTGGATGAGATCGAACCCGGCCAGAGTTTCGGTTTCTCCGCATTGTTCGGTAAGTTTCCAGCGACCTTTAGCGCGATCTGCACCGAACCCTGTGACATCATTGTCCTGTCCGGGGACCTGATGGCAAAACTGTTTGAAACGGATCACCGGATCGGATATGCCGTGATGCGCCGGGTGGCCCAATTGTTCAAAGACCGCATGAACAAACACACCGGGCAGTTTATCCATTCATTGTCCATCCATCCGGCCATCCACCCGGTGTGAGATGTCAATGATGTCTTGGTTTAAAATAATATCAAAAAGTGTGTATTTCCTTTTATCCGGTATCCGGATCTTGACAAAAAGCGTCTTCCCATCCTACAAGATACAATATGGATGTCACGACGAAAAAAGTCCGGTGGTTAAATAAGGCAGCTGCTTTTCAATATCTCAAACATTTTGTCTTTGCACTCATCCTTGTCAGCCTGGCCGCCGGTCTCAGGGTGTGGCTGCTTGAGAACCGGTTTGATCTTCTGGAGATAGCCGTTTTCGCCCTGGTATGCAGTTTTATCTCGTACCTTGC contains these protein-coding regions:
- a CDS encoding Crp/Fnr family transcriptional regulator: MISIDQLKKIQFLQDLPDDILEKISPHARQAVFEPDTILVRQNETQHLVHMLVSGKICLNARSDTGRVLTLDEIEPGQSFGFSALFGKFPATFSAICTEPCDIIVLSGDLMAKLFETDHRIGYAVMRRVAQLFKDRMNKHTGQFIHSLSIHPAIHPV